A single window of Priestia filamentosa DNA harbors:
- a CDS encoding LysR family transcriptional regulator: MNIDHIEAFIYAVHLNSIHKAADALFLSQPTVTARIKTLERELGQALFKRSGRGIKLTEKGREFFSYAEQIVQTYEKAKKQLSKELIQKEIVIGANPISSQYFIPHILPLWKEALPDVHFTFITATNEILVDQLIRKEIHIAFLKEMSRDAICQSPVLDNSVHLVCHPDHPLANKKNINVGDLSEDSLVFFECGAFDWNRIHKMFEAANVSPRIEFRIGHLEVAKSLIQHNKGIGFLPSLCIKEELKKGTLVTIETDHILNIKQQVYGTYYGTNPPYLWDHLWNVIESFEEKSEQAEAI, translated from the coding sequence ATGAATATTGATCACATAGAAGCTTTTATTTACGCGGTGCATCTAAACAGTATTCATAAAGCAGCGGATGCTTTATTTCTATCACAACCAACGGTAACGGCCCGAATAAAGACACTAGAGCGTGAACTTGGGCAAGCATTATTTAAACGAAGTGGAAGAGGAATTAAACTAACAGAAAAAGGGCGAGAATTTTTTTCGTATGCTGAACAAATTGTGCAAACATATGAAAAAGCGAAGAAGCAGCTTAGTAAAGAACTTATCCAAAAGGAAATAGTCATAGGAGCTAATCCTATCTCTTCCCAATACTTTATTCCTCATATTTTACCTTTGTGGAAGGAAGCTCTTCCTGATGTCCATTTTACATTTATAACGGCAACAAATGAGATACTTGTGGATCAACTAATTCGGAAAGAGATTCACATTGCCTTCTTAAAAGAAATGAGCCGCGATGCAATTTGTCAAAGTCCTGTACTTGATAATTCCGTTCACCTTGTTTGTCATCCAGATCATCCTTTGGCGAATAAGAAAAATATTAATGTGGGCGATTTATCCGAAGATTCTCTTGTCTTCTTTGAATGTGGTGCTTTTGATTGGAATAGAATTCATAAAATGTTTGAAGCGGCAAATGTTAGTCCTCGTATTGAATTTCGAATTGGTCATTTAGAAGTAGCTAAATCACTTATTCAACATAATAAAGGGATTGGGTTTTTACCTTCCTTATGTATAAAAGAAGAGCTAAAGAAAGGGACACTGGTTACGATTGAAACAGATCATATTTTAAATATAAAACAGCAAGTATATGGGACGTACTATGGAACAAACCCTCCTTATTTATGGGATCACCTTTGGAACGTAATCGAATCTTTTGAAGAAAAAAGCGAGCAAGCAGAAGCTATATAA
- a CDS encoding MsnO8 family LLM class oxidoreductase → MEYKISLLDQSPIYEGETAFHALQKTVELAQEAEKWGYHRFWVSEHHNAEKLAGSSPEVLMAYLLAKTNNIRIGSGGVMLQHYSPYKVAENFSVLSALAPKRVDLGIGKAPGGLPLSTKALQFGTVNDGGDFEERLSLLYELLEKELPQGHPLVEVNVMPEPPENPRYYLLGASAKSAEIAAKFGWNFVFAKFINSDSTAWTEAAEVYRSLSPNGHFAMAISVFAADHQKEAEERVSDQTIYKVALESGRIVTVNSLEQAEGFGLQSGQAYEIRKQKLQTLAGTPQYIHSVLKYYHEHYGVKEFIFHTPIEDRQARKYSFHLLSAVHSLKEKRKESVF, encoded by the coding sequence ATGGAATACAAAATAAGTTTACTTGACCAAAGCCCTATATACGAAGGGGAAACGGCATTCCACGCTTTACAGAAAACAGTCGAGTTAGCACAAGAAGCAGAAAAATGGGGATATCATCGTTTTTGGGTTTCTGAACATCATAATGCAGAAAAGCTAGCGGGATCTTCACCAGAAGTGCTGATGGCTTACTTATTAGCAAAAACGAATAACATTCGGATTGGATCAGGCGGTGTTATGCTTCAGCATTACAGTCCGTATAAAGTAGCTGAGAACTTCAGTGTTTTATCGGCCTTAGCTCCGAAAAGAGTTGATTTAGGGATTGGCAAAGCCCCTGGTGGCTTACCCTTATCCACAAAAGCTTTACAATTTGGCACAGTGAATGATGGGGGAGATTTTGAAGAACGATTAAGTTTACTTTATGAGCTGTTAGAAAAAGAACTCCCACAAGGTCATCCGCTCGTTGAAGTGAATGTAATGCCAGAACCTCCTGAAAATCCTCGCTATTACTTGTTAGGGGCGAGTGCTAAAAGCGCTGAGATTGCTGCTAAGTTTGGCTGGAACTTTGTTTTTGCTAAATTTATTAATAGCGATTCTACAGCATGGACAGAAGCAGCGGAGGTATACAGAAGCTTATCACCAAACGGACATTTTGCGATGGCCATATCTGTATTTGCTGCAGATCATCAAAAAGAAGCGGAGGAACGTGTGAGCGATCAAACAATTTATAAAGTGGCTTTAGAAAGTGGTCGAATCGTCACCGTTAACTCTTTAGAACAAGCTGAAGGATTTGGACTGCAATCAGGTCAAGCGTACGAGATAAGAAAGCAGAAACTACAAACATTAGCAGGAACGCCTCAATATATTCATAGTGTTCTAAAGTACTATCACGAGCATTATGGTGTAAAAGAATTTATCTTTCATACTCCAATTGAAGACCGTCAAGCGAGAAAGTATTCATTTCACTTATTAAGTGCTGTACATTCTCTCAAAGAAAAGAGGAAAGAAAGTGTCTTCTAA
- a CDS encoding LLM class flavin-dependent oxidoreductase: protein MSSKKQIKFGVMLHGPGGHMNAWKDPSVPADASVNLSYYKSMIEKAEEAGFTFAFVADGLFINEKSIPHFLNRFEPITILSALATVTSKIGLVGTLSTSYSEPFTVSRQFASLDKISGGRAGWNVVTSPLEGSAENYNKGEHPSHKKRYEIADEYLKVVKGLWDSWEDDAFVRNRETGEFFDRNKLHTLNHEGKFFSVKGPLNIERSEQGQPVIFQAGASERGKNLAAKEADAVFTNAGSLEEAQAYYQDIKNKAKTFGRDEEDIKVFPGIHPIVGATVEEAEEKYKEIQNLVSIEEALNYLGRFFDHFDFSVYPLDEPFPDIGNIGQNSFRSTTDKIKQRAREKNQTLREVALEVTTPKSALFGTYEEVAEKLIAWVEQSGADGFILGSSVLASGLDDFTERVLPIVESKGYYSRQYEGHTLRTNLGLPFKENQYIKQKV, encoded by the coding sequence GTGTCTTCTAAAAAGCAAATAAAGTTTGGCGTTATGCTACATGGTCCAGGGGGACATATGAATGCATGGAAAGATCCATCTGTTCCAGCAGATGCGAGTGTAAATTTAAGCTACTATAAATCAATGATAGAGAAAGCAGAAGAAGCAGGATTCACGTTTGCATTTGTAGCTGACGGTTTATTTATTAATGAAAAATCAATTCCTCATTTTCTGAACCGTTTTGAACCAATTACGATTCTTTCAGCACTTGCAACTGTAACCTCAAAAATTGGCTTAGTTGGCACATTATCAACCTCTTATAGTGAACCATTTACAGTGTCAAGGCAGTTTGCTTCACTAGATAAAATTAGCGGAGGACGTGCTGGCTGGAATGTTGTGACATCTCCGTTAGAAGGGTCTGCTGAAAATTATAATAAAGGAGAGCATCCTTCTCATAAAAAACGTTATGAGATAGCTGATGAATATTTAAAAGTGGTAAAGGGACTTTGGGATTCCTGGGAGGATGATGCTTTTGTAAGGAATCGCGAAACAGGAGAATTTTTTGATCGAAACAAGCTTCATACATTAAATCATGAAGGGAAATTCTTCTCTGTAAAAGGTCCGCTTAATATTGAACGGTCAGAGCAAGGTCAGCCCGTTATTTTTCAAGCAGGAGCTTCTGAAAGAGGAAAGAATTTAGCTGCGAAAGAAGCAGACGCTGTATTTACAAATGCAGGATCTTTAGAAGAGGCACAAGCATATTACCAAGATATAAAAAACAAAGCAAAAACGTTTGGTAGGGATGAAGAAGACATAAAAGTATTTCCCGGTATCCACCCTATTGTTGGAGCTACTGTTGAAGAAGCAGAAGAAAAGTACAAAGAGATTCAAAACCTAGTTTCAATTGAAGAAGCATTAAACTATCTAGGGCGTTTCTTTGATCATTTTGATTTTAGTGTCTATCCATTAGATGAACCATTTCCTGACATCGGAAACATTGGTCAAAATAGCTTTCGTTCTACAACAGATAAAATTAAGCAGCGAGCCCGAGAGAAAAATCAAACATTACGAGAAGTAGCATTGGAAGTAACAACCCCAAAAAGTGCTTTATTTGGAACTTATGAAGAAGTAGCAGAAAAACTAATTGCGTGGGTTGAACAAAGCGGAGCTGATGGTTTTATTTTAGGGTCATCTGTTCTTGCAAGTGGTTTGGACGATTTCACAGAGCGTGTTCTTCCTATTGTAGAAAGCAAGGGATACTATAGTCGTCAATATGAAGGGCATACATTACGAACAAATTTAGGTCTTCCATTTAAGGAAAATCAATATATAAAACAAAAAGTTTAA
- a CDS encoding glutaredoxin family protein — protein sequence MSNSFSVVVWSKKGCHYCTEVKEYLNNHNIAYQDIDVTNDDDRRDILDIKYGVRHVPVVEIGKGEVYEAVTKVGIQYVQEAIDRIKKEKDSLLS from the coding sequence ATGTCAAATTCATTTTCAGTTGTTGTTTGGTCAAAGAAAGGGTGCCATTATTGCACAGAGGTAAAAGAATATTTAAATAACCACAACATAGCTTATCAGGATATTGATGTAACAAATGATGATGACCGTCGTGATATTTTAGATATCAAATATGGAGTGCGTCACGTTCCAGTTGTTGAAATTGGAAAAGGTGAAGTGTATGAAGCTGTTACAAAAGTTGGTATTCAATATGTGCAAGAAGCCATTGATCGTATTAAAAAAGAAAAGGATTCTTTATTGTCTTAA
- a CDS encoding GNAT family N-acetyltransferase, which produces MEDVIRLAETEDVDQVHALTLQAYAPIRELNIKFSAATAARDLVVENITRNASYVLERDGEIAATVTVQYPWTHPEHIVPYPFIWWFAVHPKFKRKGVGSKLLSYVEEKILGEQAKAPAVYLATAKRHPWLVEIYERRGYQAFQEKVHEGDDIVFLRKVLNPSLYNLLDHHVGIGEQR; this is translated from the coding sequence ATGGAAGATGTTATTCGCCTTGCAGAAACTGAAGATGTAGATCAAGTCCATGCTCTAACATTACAAGCTTACGCACCAATCCGTGAATTGAATATTAAGTTTTCAGCAGCAACAGCTGCTAGAGATCTTGTGGTTGAGAACATAACAAGGAATGCCTCTTATGTACTAGAGAGGGATGGAGAAATTGCGGCAACTGTGACTGTTCAATATCCTTGGACGCACCCAGAGCATATCGTCCCATACCCTTTTATTTGGTGGTTTGCTGTCCATCCAAAGTTTAAACGAAAAGGTGTTGGCTCTAAATTGCTTTCTTATGTAGAAGAGAAAATACTCGGAGAGCAAGCCAAAGCACCGGCTGTTTATTTGGCTACGGCTAAGCGCCACCCGTGGCTTGTGGAAATCTATGAACGACGGGGATATCAAGCTTTTCAAGAAAAAGTGCATGAAGGAGATGATATTGTCTTTCTTCGGAAAGTGCTAAACCCATCCCTTTATAACTTATTAGATCATCATGTAGGAATAGGAGAACAAAGATGA
- a CDS encoding amino acid ABC transporter substrate-binding protein has product MKKKAGLFLALVFTLLTTACSQVEKVRSDGENKEKVQKIIVGTGTQFPNVCFIDDNGKLTGYDVELVREIDKKLPEYEFEFKTMDFSNLLLSLETNKIDFIAHQMEVNKEREEKFLFSKEPYNIFPLQVAVNEKNKDIKSIKDLKGKKVIVSATSNSAVFIEKYNKEHNGGINIVYSGQGSDDTINQIRTGRADATIHTPFGVKLQNEQANAELKVVGDPVQNSKVYFMLRKGETKLQKRIDEAVAELKKEGEVSKLSKKWLGEDYTVDF; this is encoded by the coding sequence ATGAAGAAAAAGGCAGGTCTATTTTTAGCTCTTGTATTTACTTTACTAACAACGGCATGCTCGCAAGTTGAGAAAGTAAGGTCTGATGGAGAAAATAAGGAAAAGGTTCAAAAAATCATTGTTGGAACAGGAACACAGTTTCCAAACGTATGCTTCATCGATGACAATGGGAAACTTACAGGCTATGATGTGGAGCTTGTGCGCGAGATTGATAAAAAACTACCGGAATATGAATTTGAATTTAAAACAATGGATTTTTCTAATCTTTTGTTAAGTTTAGAAACAAATAAGATTGATTTTATTGCGCATCAAATGGAAGTGAACAAAGAGCGTGAGGAAAAGTTTCTTTTTAGCAAGGAGCCTTATAATATTTTCCCGCTACAAGTAGCAGTGAATGAGAAAAATAAAGACATCAAGTCTATTAAAGACTTGAAAGGGAAAAAAGTCATTGTAAGTGCAACAAGTAACTCAGCTGTTTTCATCGAAAAGTACAATAAAGAGCATAATGGAGGAATTAATATCGTTTATTCTGGCCAAGGATCTGACGATACGATTAACCAAATCCGTACAGGGCGTGCAGATGCAACTATTCATACCCCATTTGGAGTGAAATTGCAGAATGAACAGGCTAATGCAGAATTAAAAGTAGTAGGAGATCCTGTTCAAAATTCTAAAGTGTATTTTATGTTACGAAAAGGGGAAACAAAGCTTCAAAAGCGAATTGATGAAGCGGTAGCTGAACTAAAGAAAGAGGGAGAAGTCAGCAAATTAAGCAAGAAATGGCTTGGTGAAGATTATACAGTAGACTTCTAA
- a CDS encoding amino acid ABC transporter permease — MGKAFDFTLIWTFLSQLIPYLYVTLEIVAFSTIAGVIIGVVAAIPRIFKIPFLSQLVVLYASFVRGTPILIQLFLVFYGIPAFILLFGWDVSKVNPMYFVTITYSLSNGAVFSEIFRSAIRAVDRGQTEAALSIGMSDTQNFIRIVIPQALGIALPNMANTVIGSLKDTSLAFTIGVMDMVGRGEALVASSMHALEVYIALSVIYYGVVWVMERGFQLFEKRANRYKPSVMKST; from the coding sequence GTGGGTAAAGCATTTGATTTCACTTTAATTTGGACTTTTCTATCACAGCTTATTCCCTATCTATACGTTACGCTTGAAATCGTAGCCTTTTCAACAATTGCTGGAGTAATAATAGGGGTGGTAGCCGCCATCCCTAGAATTTTTAAGATTCCTTTCCTTTCTCAGCTTGTTGTACTCTATGCTTCCTTTGTGCGAGGAACCCCAATTTTAATTCAGCTGTTTCTAGTATTCTATGGAATTCCGGCTTTCATATTGTTATTTGGATGGGACGTTTCAAAAGTTAATCCGATGTATTTTGTGACGATTACGTACTCTCTTAGCAATGGAGCTGTTTTTTCTGAAATTTTCCGGAGTGCAATTAGAGCTGTTGACAGAGGACAGACAGAAGCTGCTTTATCTATTGGGATGAGCGATACACAAAATTTTATACGAATTGTAATTCCCCAAGCATTAGGAATAGCCCTTCCTAACATGGCAAACACAGTAATTGGATCCTTAAAGGATACATCCCTTGCTTTCACAATTGGTGTAATGGATATGGTTGGACGAGGAGAAGCATTGGTTGCATCTTCTATGCACGCTCTAGAAGTATATATAGCTCTCTCTGTTATCTACTATGGAGTTGTATGGGTGATGGAAAGAGGCTTTCAATTGTTTGAAAAACGAGCAAATCGATATAAACCAAGCGTCATGAAATCAACTTAA
- a CDS encoding amino acid ABC transporter permease, whose translation MTIDIPFIWTALTEIIKALPITLMLTLIPLCAGFLLGLILAIIRIYKVRILAPFAEMYVSFLRGTPIIMHVMLIYFGLPLLIDKGMKEMDMHVQTNAIPVSLFVLFALSLSAGAYLSETIRSGIVSLPKGQVEAAYATGMTTFQVMRCIILPQAFASSIPNFTNVFVGFLHTSSIAFIVSQKEITGAANIVASTNLKFLEAFIAAGMIYWGLTILIEVLSSWIEQRVYSYAKGGVR comes from the coding sequence ATGACAATTGATATCCCGTTTATTTGGACAGCGTTAACGGAAATTATCAAGGCCCTGCCGATTACCTTAATGCTAACCCTTATTCCTTTATGTGCAGGCTTTCTTCTCGGGTTAATTTTAGCTATTATTCGGATTTATAAGGTGAGGATATTAGCACCATTTGCGGAAATGTATGTTTCTTTTTTAAGGGGAACACCTATTATTATGCATGTTATGTTGATTTACTTTGGCCTTCCTCTTCTTATTGATAAAGGGATGAAAGAAATGGACATGCATGTACAAACAAATGCTATTCCTGTTTCTTTATTTGTTCTTTTTGCTTTGTCACTGAGTGCAGGAGCCTATTTATCGGAAACAATCCGATCGGGTATTGTCAGTCTTCCAAAAGGTCAAGTAGAAGCTGCATACGCCACAGGCATGACAACTTTTCAAGTGATGAGATGTATCATCTTACCACAAGCTTTTGCTAGTTCTATTCCTAACTTTACCAATGTTTTTGTTGGCTTTTTGCATACATCATCAATTGCTTTTATCGTTTCTCAAAAAGAGATAACAGGGGCAGCAAATATCGTGGCATCTACAAATTTAAAGTTTCTAGAAGCCTTTATTGCAGCAGGGATGATTTACTGGGGATTAACTATTCTTATAGAAGTGTTATCATCTTGGATTGAACAAAGGGTGTATTCATATGCAAAAGGAGGAGTTCGGTGA